The window ATCAGCCGCCACACCTCCAGCTCGCGCGGTGTGAGCTCGCCCGTGTGCGCGACGGGCGGCTCCGGGCGGCGCGGGGCCCTGACGTAGGTGGAGATGAGCCTGGTCAGCAGCCGGGGCGCGACCGCGGCCTCTCCCATGTGCACCACCCGTACCGCCGCGACCAGTTCCTCCGGCGAGATGTCCTTGGGCAGGAAGCCGTAGGCGCCGGCCCGCAGGGCGGCCACCACGTACTCGTCCATGTCGAAGGTGCTGAGCGCCAGCACCCGGCAGCCGGGCAGTTCCCGTGAGAGCTGCCCGGTCGCGGCGACCCCGTCCAGTACCGGCATCCGGATGTCCATCACGACGACGTCGGGCCGCAGCCGGTGCGCGAGGTCCACCGCCTGCGCGCCGTCCCCCGCCTCGCCCACCACTTCGAAGGCCGGGTCGGGCGTGAGGATCAGCGCGAGCCCGCGTCGTACGAGCGGCTGGTCGTCCGCGATCAGCACTCTGATCGTCCGCCGCCCCACCACGTCACTCATCGCGCCCACGTTGCCGCCCACGTTCCCGTCCCTGCCCGTGCTCCTGCCCCTGTCCCCGCCCCCGTTCAGGCTCACGCCCGCGTTCGTGTTCGCCTTCGCATCGTTCGTCACCGCGCTCATCGCAGCACCTCCTCGCCGGTCGCCGGCAGCAGCTGTTCGTCGGTTTTCAGCGGCAACCGGGCCGACACCCGGAACCCGCCCTCCTCCAGCGGACCGGCCTCCAGCGTCCCGCCGTGCAGCACGACCCGCTCCCGCATCCCGACCAGGCCGTAACCGGAGCGCGCACCGGCCAGGGCCCCGGCCCCGACCCCGGCCCCCCACCCGAAGCCCGCGTCCGTGCCGAAGCCCGCGTCCGTGCCGGCTCCCGCGCCGTCGTCCGACACCTCCACCGCCACCCCGCCCGGCTCGTAGGTCAGCCGTACGGACGCCTGCGCCCTGCCCGCGTGCTTGCGCGCGTTGGTCAGGGCCTCCTGCACGATCCGGAACACGGTCAGGCCCACGCTCGGCGGCAGCGGGCGCTCCTCGCCCCGCACGTCGAGTGCGGTCGGCAACCCGGCCCGGCACGACTCGGAGACGACCCGCTCCAGGTCCCCGATCCCGGGCTGCGGGGCGGCCGGTGCCTCTTCAGGCTCCTCCCCGGCGCGCAGTACGTCCAGCAGTTGCCGCATCTCGCGCAGCGCGATCCGCCCGGACGCCTCCAGGTCGACCAGTGCCTCCCTGGCCACCTCGGGGTCGTGGGCGAGGTTGGCCCGGGCGCCTCCGGCCATCAGCTGCATGGTGGTGATGTGGTGCGCCACGATGTCGTGCAGTTCCCGTGCGATGCGCCGTCGTTCGTCGGCGACGGCCCGGTCGGCGAGGAGCCGGCGGTTGGCCTCGATGTCCCGCTGCCAGTGGGTCATCACGATCGCGGCGATGACGACGATCGCCCCGGTGGCCCCGTTGGCCACCACGTCCACGAGCCTCAGCCGCGGCCAGGACGCCAGTCCCACCAGCGGCAGCGTCACGGCCGCGAGCGTCGCCGCCGCGGCAACGGCCGCGCGCCGGGTCCGTACGACCGTGTACAGCGCGACCACGATCGTGGCGTTGAAGTGCTGCGCCACCGGCACGCTCAGGTTCAGCCCCAGGCCGAACAGCAGGACGGCCGCGAGCGTCAGCACCGGCGCCCGGCGCCGGGCCAGCAGCGGCAGCGCGGACACCACCATGAGTACGCACCCGGCCGGCGGGACGTACCCGAGATCGACCTGGCTGGCGAGCGTGAAGCCGATCAGGTCCACGGCCGCGGCCCCGACCGCGACGAGCGCGTCGTTGCGCGTCCAGGGGAGCGCGTCGCCGCTCGGCGCAGCCCGGAACCCTCCGGTTGAATCCCTTGCGCCCGGGCGCGTCGTCGACATCACGGTCCTTCCCCCTCAGCCGCCCCCGCCTCCGACCACTTCCGGTGCGGCGCGGCTGTCATCCGATGATCCATTCTGGCACCGGCCGGCGGCTCGGCCCCGGGCCCCCGAGCCGATCCCCGACCAGGACCACGGTCCTGGTCGGCGGCCGCTCCCGGGCCCCCGCTCCCAGTCCGTTTCTCGTCCTGCACTCGGACGGATCCTGCGTTCCGCGCTGATGAGCTGGACACCGGCCGGGACGACCCGGCGCTCCACCCACTGCCGGAGGACACCGTGATCCGCGCCCTGACCGGGCTCTCCACCCGCAACCCATGGAAGGTCATCGCCCTCTGGGCGGTGGTCGGCATCCTCCTGACCATGCTCGGCCAGGCGCTGCTCTACCGCGTCACCCAGAGCCAGAGCGGCGACTTCCTGCCCGCGAAGTACGACTCGGCCGCCGCGCTCAAGGTCGCAGAGGAGCGGTTCGGGGTGAAGCCCGATGCGAACGCGGTGACCGTGCTCGTCGCCCGCGCCGACGGCAAGCCCTTGACCGGATCCGACCACCGGCGTGTCGGAGCCCTAGCCGAGCAACTGGGTCAGCGGCGCGTCGCGATGCCCGAACCCAAGGAGGACGGGCCGCCCTCCTTCCTGGCCGAGGACCACTCCCAGACGCCGAAGGTCAGCCCGGCCATGGTCGCGCCCGACCGCAGCTTCGAGCTGCTCTCGGTGCAGCTGACCGGCAACTCCGCCGACCCCGGCATGCACGACCTCTACCGCGCCTTCCGCGACCGGGCGAAGGCCGACTTCGCCGAGGCCGGGATGCGTACGGGCTTCACCGGCGGCCTGGCCGACCTCGTCGACACCGCCGAAGCCGAGGAGATCACCCAGAGGGTCGTCGGCACCCTCATGATCGGCCTGATCGTGCTGATCAACATCCTGGTGTTCCGCAGCGTGCTGGCCGCCTTCGTTCCCCTGCTCGCGGTCGTCATCGTCGGCGGCGCCGCGGCGGGAGCGGTGGTCGGCCTCGCGATGCTCACCGGCATCACGCTCGATCCCTCCACCCCGAGCATGATCAGCGTCGTGCTGATCGGCATAGGCGTCGACTACTTCCTCTTCCTCCTCTTCCGCTTCCGCGAACAGCTGCGGGCCCACCCCGACCTGGCCCCGCGCGCCGTGTCGGCCGAGGTCAGCGCCCGCGTCGGCACCGCGATCACCTCCGCCGCCCTCACCGTCGTGGCCGCCTTCGCCACCCTCGGCGTGGCGACCTTCGGACAGTTCCGCGTGCTCGGCCCCGCCATCGCCGTGTCGGTGCTCGTCATGCTGCTGGCCGGCCTGACCCTGATGCCCGCGCTGCTCGCGGTCACCGGCCGCAAGATGTTCTGGCCCTCACGCTCCCTCAAGTACGAGCCCCGTCCCGGTGCGGCCGCGCGCGTCGGCGACCTGGTCGCCCGCCGGCCGTTCACCGCCGTGCTGGCCTCCGTCGCCCTGCTCGGCGCCCTGGCGACCGGACTGGCCGGCATCCGGATGGACTTCGGCCAGACCTCCGGTACCCACGGCACCCCGGCCGCCGTCACCTCCGCCGAGATCTCCCGCGCCCTGCCCGCCGGAGTGTCCGACCCGGCCACCGTCTACGTGACCGCCAAGGACGGCCGTGCCCTCAACCCCGAGGCGCTCGACGCCCTGCCCAAGGCCTTCGCCGGGGTCAAGGGCGTCGGGCAGGTCGGCAGGACCACCCTCAACGGCGACCGCACCGCCGCCCGCATCGACCTCTACCTCACCGCCGACACCCAGTCACAGCAGGCCCGCGACCTGGTCTCGGGGCCCGTCCGCGCCACCGTCGCCGCGCACACACCCGCCGGCCTGGAAGCCCACGTCGGCGGCACGGCCGCGATCTTCGCGGACATCTCCACCGCCGTCGACCACGACCTGAAGATCGTGTTCCCGGTCGCCGCGGTGCTCATCGCCCTCATCCTGCTCGTCCTGCTGCGCAGCCTGCTCGCCCCGGCCGTCCTCATGATCGCCGTCGGCCTCGGCTTCGCGGCCACGCTCGGCGCCTCCGCGCTCTTCTTCCAGCACCTCCTCGGCAAGCCGGGCGTCAACTTCGTCCTGCCACTGGTGCTGTTCCTCTTCGTCGTAGCCCTCGGCACCGACTACAACATCCTCATCGGCGACCGCATCCGCGAGGAGATGGAACGCCCCGGCCCGGCCCGTGCCGCCGTCGCCCGCGCCGTGCGCCACACCGCACCCGCCATCGCCACGGCGGGAATCGTCCTGGCCGCGTCCTTCGGCAGCCTCGCCGTCAACGCGGCCCCCTCCACGCAGCAGATCGGCTTCGCGACGGCGCTGGGCATCGTGCTCTCCGCCTTCGTCCTGTCCATCGTGCTGGTGCCCGCGCTCGCCGCGATCCTCGGCCGGGGCACGTGGTGGCCGTTCCGCCCGGGCCACGACCGGGGGCGCCACCAAGCGGGGCCGCAGGCCTCCCGGCCGCACTACGAGAGTGCCTCCGCCCGCTGACCCGCTACCGGAACAACTGAACGGGGGCCCGGTCGACCGGGCCCCCGTTCACGGCTACGCCCCCTGAGCCTGAGCCGCCCGCTTGCGCGCCCGCCACTCCGGTGCCAGGACCGACCAGACCTCCATGTCGCGCCGCTGCCCCCGGTACGGGTAGCTCGCGCGCAGTACGCCTTCCTTCGTCATTCCGAGGCGGCGGGCCACGGCGATGCTGGGTGCGTTGGCCGTCGAGACCTGCCACTCCACGCGGTGGATCCCCCGCTCCTCGACGGCCCAGTCGATGAGCACGCCGACCGCCCTGGTGATCAGCCCCTTGCCCACCGCCGCCGGCTCCAGCCAGCAGCCGGCCTCGGCGGTGCCCTGTACGACGTCCATGGTCCGGAGGAGGACACCGCCGACCAGCTTGCCGTCCGTCCGGACGCCGTACAGCCGCCCGGCGTCGGCGGCCGCCTTGTCCGCGTACCGCTGGAGGAACGTACGGCTCGACTCCAGATCGGTGACCACGTCCGCCAGCGGGATGTGCTGCCCGATCAGTTCCCGCCCCCGGTCGACGTGGGCCAGGAACTCCTCGGCCTGCCACGGCTCGAGCGGGCACAGTTCGGCGCCGTCGTCGCCCAGGGATATCGCGTACATCGTTGCCCTCCACCACCGTCGTCACCAGCACATACAGCGAAACGATCTTCGCATGCGGGGGTGCGGCCGGCCGTGGTGCGTGGCACTGACGCCGTGACAGTGGCGATGGGGCGCTGCAGCACCCGAACGAGCGGCGAAATATCTGAAGAGGCGTCGCCTAGGTGTGCTAGCTTTTTTCCTAGAGGTCCTAGGAAAGGGGTACGCATGGTGCGAGCAGGGCTGACCGTGGCCAAGCTGACGGACGCAGCCGCGGCGATGGCGGACGAGGCCGGGCTGGAGAAGGTCACCGTCTCCGCCCTCGCGCGGCACTTCGGCGTCAAGGACGCCAGCCTGTACTCGCACGTGAAGAACCTGCGGGAGCTGCGCGTGCGGATCGCCCTGCTCGGGTCCGCGGAGATGACCGAGCGCATC is drawn from Streptomyces roseifaciens and contains these coding sequences:
- a CDS encoding response regulator encodes the protein MSDVVGRRTIRVLIADDQPLVRRGLALILTPDPAFEVVGEAGDGAQAVDLAHRLRPDVVVMDIRMPVLDGVAATGQLSRELPGCRVLALSTFDMDEYVVAALRAGAYGFLPKDISPEELVAAVRVVHMGEAAVAPRLLTRLISTYVRAPRRPEPPVAHTGELTPRELEVWRLMATGLDNTGIAGAMDISLSTVKNHITNVFGKLGVRDRAQAVIAAYETGLVEVGGGRNSVSQRNS
- a CDS encoding sensor histidine kinase, with amino-acid sequence MSTTRPGARDSTGGFRAAPSGDALPWTRNDALVAVGAAAVDLIGFTLASQVDLGYVPPAGCVLMVVSALPLLARRRAPVLTLAAVLLFGLGLNLSVPVAQHFNATIVVALYTVVRTRRAAVAAAATLAAVTLPLVGLASWPRLRLVDVVANGATGAIVVIAAIVMTHWQRDIEANRRLLADRAVADERRRIARELHDIVAHHITTMQLMAGGARANLAHDPEVAREALVDLEASGRIALREMRQLLDVLRAGEEPEEAPAAPQPGIGDLERVVSESCRAGLPTALDVRGEERPLPPSVGLTVFRIVQEALTNARKHAGRAQASVRLTYEPGGVAVEVSDDGAGAGTDAGFGTDAGFGWGAGVGAGALAGARSGYGLVGMRERVVLHGGTLEAGPLEEGGFRVSARLPLKTDEQLLPATGEEVLR
- a CDS encoding MMPL family transporter; translated protein: MIRALTGLSTRNPWKVIALWAVVGILLTMLGQALLYRVTQSQSGDFLPAKYDSAAALKVAEERFGVKPDANAVTVLVARADGKPLTGSDHRRVGALAEQLGQRRVAMPEPKEDGPPSFLAEDHSQTPKVSPAMVAPDRSFELLSVQLTGNSADPGMHDLYRAFRDRAKADFAEAGMRTGFTGGLADLVDTAEAEEITQRVVGTLMIGLIVLINILVFRSVLAAFVPLLAVVIVGGAAAGAVVGLAMLTGITLDPSTPSMISVVLIGIGVDYFLFLLFRFREQLRAHPDLAPRAVSAEVSARVGTAITSAALTVVAAFATLGVATFGQFRVLGPAIAVSVLVMLLAGLTLMPALLAVTGRKMFWPSRSLKYEPRPGAAARVGDLVARRPFTAVLASVALLGALATGLAGIRMDFGQTSGTHGTPAAVTSAEISRALPAGVSDPATVYVTAKDGRALNPEALDALPKAFAGVKGVGQVGRTTLNGDRTAARIDLYLTADTQSQQARDLVSGPVRATVAAHTPAGLEAHVGGTAAIFADISTAVDHDLKIVFPVAAVLIALILLVLLRSLLAPAVLMIAVGLGFAATLGASALFFQHLLGKPGVNFVLPLVLFLFVVALGTDYNILIGDRIREEMERPGPARAAVARAVRHTAPAIATAGIVLAASFGSLAVNAAPSTQQIGFATALGIVLSAFVLSIVLVPALAAILGRGTWWPFRPGHDRGRHQAGPQASRPHYESASAR
- a CDS encoding GNAT family N-acetyltransferase: MYAISLGDDGAELCPLEPWQAEEFLAHVDRGRELIGQHIPLADVVTDLESSRTFLQRYADKAAADAGRLYGVRTDGKLVGGVLLRTMDVVQGTAEAGCWLEPAAVGKGLITRAVGVLIDWAVEERGIHRVEWQVSTANAPSIAVARRLGMTKEGVLRASYPYRGQRRDMEVWSVLAPEWRARKRAAQAQGA